The genomic window CCCAGGTATAGATATCGGCTTTTTATATTCTTTATTTCCGACTTTGGACTGAAAATCCTTCGAGCTATATCAAAGGACTTTTCGCCGCTTATTCTTACTATTCCTATGCCGCCTTCGCCCAGGGGTGTTGAGATGGCGGCGATGGTATCTTCATCTTTCACACGCATTACCTCTCATGTAAATTAAGCCCCAAAGCTTTGGCTCCGGGGCTTTAAAAATTTACTTTAACGATATCACGACTCTCCTGTTGGGCTCTTCTCCTATGCTCCTGGTATTTACCATGGAATCACCCTGTAGAGCCGTATGTATTATCCTTCTTTCATTTGGGAGCATGGGCTCTAAAATTACACTTTTCTTGGTCTCCTTGACCCGCCTGGCCATATTTTTCGCCAGCCTTTCCAGGGCCTCTTCTCGCTTCTTTCTATAATCTTCGGCGTCCAGTATAATCCTCTTGTAATTTTCGTTCCCACGGTTGGCCACCAGAGAAGTCAGATACTGTATAGCATCCAGGGTGCTACCGTGTTTTCCTATGAGGGCACCCACATTCTTTCCTTCAAAAGTTATTTTTATGGTATCCTTATCTTCTTCATGCATTTCAATCTTCGGGTCTATTTTAAAATGCTTCACCAGACCCTTGAGAAATTCCACGGCTCTCTCTCCAGGATTATCCTTTTGAGTCACCCTTACCCTTGCAGCTTTAGACAGAAATCCCAGTATGCCGCGGTTTCCCTCTTCCAGAACTTCAATTTTCGCCTTTTCTTTTTTTATGTTCAATTCTTTTAATGCCAGCTCAATGGCTTCATCTACTGTCTTTGCCTGTTTTTCCACGGATTTCATCTCATTTTACATCCTCCTTGACTGGAGCAGGGGAGCGCATGATCAAC from Biomaibacter acetigenes includes these protein-coding regions:
- the jag gene encoding RNA-binding cell elongation regulator Jag/EloR, producing MKSVEKQAKTVDEAIELALKELNIKKEKAKIEVLEEGNRGILGFLSKAARVRVTQKDNPGERAVEFLKGLVKHFKIDPKIEMHEEDKDTIKITFEGKNVGALIGKHGSTLDAIQYLTSLVANRGNENYKRIILDAEDYRKKREEALERLAKNMARRVKETKKSVILEPMLPNERRIIHTALQGDSMVNTRSIGEEPNRRVVISLK